Proteins from a single region of Dama dama isolate Ldn47 chromosome 14, ASM3311817v1, whole genome shotgun sequence:
- the LOC133069368 gene encoding high mobility group protein B1 — protein sequence MGKGDPKKPRGKMSSYAFFVQTCREEHKKKHPDASVNFSEFSKKCSERWKTMSAKEKGKFEDMAKADKARYEREMKTYIPPKGETKKKFKDPNAPKRPPSAFFLFCSEYRPKIKGEHPGLSIGDVAKKLGEMWNNTAADDKQPYEKKAAKLKEKYEKDIAAYRAKGKPDAAKKGVVKAEKSKKKKEEEEDEEDEEDEEEEEDEEDEEEEEDDDDE from the coding sequence ATGGGCAAAGGAGATCCTAAGAAGCCGAGAGGCAAAATGTCATCATATGCATTCTTTGTGCAAACTTGCCGGGAGGAGCACAAGAAGAAGCACCCGGATGCTTCAGTCAACTTCTCAGAGTTTTCTAAGAAGTGCTCAGAGAGGTGGAAGACCATGTCtgctaaagagaaaggaaaatttgaagACATGGCAAAGGCGGACAAGGCCCGttatgaaagagaaatgaaaacttatatccCTCCTAAAGgggaaacaaaaaagaagttCAAGGATCCCAATGCACCCAAGAGGCCTCCTTCggcctttttcttgttttgttctgAGTATCGTCCAAAAATCAAAGGCGAACATCCTGGCCTGTCCATTGGTGATGTTGCAAAGAAACTGGGAGAGATGTGGAATAACACTGCTGCGGATGACAAGCAGCCTTATGAGAAGAAGGCTGCTAAGCTGaaggaaaagtatgaaaaggataTTGCTGCATACCGAGCTAAAGGGAAGCCTGATGCAGCAAAAAAGGGAGTTGTTAAGGccgaaaaaagcaagaaaaagaaggaagaggaggaagatgaggaagatgaagaggatgaggaggaggaagaagatgaagaggatgaggaggaggaagaagatgatgatgatgaataa